In Candidatus Methanosphaera massiliense, the following are encoded in one genomic region:
- a CDS encoding flavodoxin family protein: MNDIVIYYSRTGKTKLVAKTIAKEIAADTQEIKDLTNRSGLRGFVKGVIDIKFNANTEISPERVDLKDYDTIYIGSPVWGARIAPAIMQLVNNCDFEGKNVITFVTMSGSGSDNALSELNNQIKTKKGNITNSFAIITKNTDIPKLTKKALNDLEN, encoded by the coding sequence ATGAATGATATAGTAATTTATTATTCAAGAACAGGAAAAACAAAATTAGTAGCTAAAACAATAGCAAAAGAAATAGCTGCTGATACACAAGAAATTAAAGATTTAACAAATAGATCTGGTCTACGTGGCTTCGTAAAAGGAGTTATAGACATAAAATTCAACGCAAATACCGAAATAAGTCCTGAAAGAGTAGATTTAAAAGATTATGATACAATATATATCGGTTCCCCTGTATGGGGTGCAAGAATAGCACCAGCCATAATGCAACTAGTAAACAACTGTGACTTTGAAGGCAAAAACGTTATAACATTTGTAACAATGAGCGGATCAGGTTCAGATAATGCATTATCAGAATTAAACAATCAGATAAAAACAAAGAAAGGAAACATAACCAACTCCTTTGCAATAATTACTAAAAACACTGACATTCCCAAATTAACAAAGAAAGCATTAAATGATTTGGAGAATTAA
- a CDS encoding AAA family ATPase: MKVFGVTGLPGSGKSIISRIAKKEGIYTISMGDVIREEAERRNITTGKAAVILRKKYGNNVVASRCVTKIKNHSKNRHNKRATVKKMYNSRTNHNKHPPKKYKKIEQDIYLIEGIRSPYEVAYFKKHFNNFKVIAIHSSPNERFNRLKRRKRNDDSPDYNKFVERDQRELNFGIGKVIALADYMLINEGPIPNFKNNVRALITNEIKPKRKNINRKRKSKNKNKSKQNRKYQKGKKQYNKHNNRKNHNKQNRR, from the coding sequence TTGAAGGTTTTTGGAGTAACAGGTCTTCCAGGTTCAGGAAAAAGTATAATTTCACGTATTGCTAAAAAAGAGGGAATATATACCATTAGTATGGGTGATGTTATACGGGAAGAAGCTGAAAGACGTAATATCACTACTGGTAAGGCAGCAGTTATTTTAAGAAAGAAATATGGTAATAATGTTGTTGCTAGCAGATGTGTTACAAAGATTAAAAATCACTCTAAGAATAGACATAATAAGAGAGCTACTGTAAAGAAGATGTACAATAGTCGTACTAATCATAATAAGCATCCACCTAAGAAGTATAAGAAAATAGAACAGGATATTTATCTTATTGAAGGTATTCGAAGTCCATATGAAGTAGCATATTTCAAGAAACATTTTAATAATTTCAAGGTAATTGCTATTCATTCTAGTCCAAATGAACGCTTTAATAGATTGAAAAGAAGAAAAAGAAATGATGATTCTCCTGATTATAACAAGTTTGTTGAAAGAGATCAGAGAGAGTTAAATTTTGGAATTGGTAAGGTTATTGCATTAGCTGATTATATGTTAATTAATGAGGGACCGATTCCTAATTTTAAGAATAATGTGAGAGCACTGATTACAAATGAAATCAAACCTAAACGGAAAAACATCAATAGAAAACGTAAAAGTAAAAATAAAAACAAGAGTAAACAGAACAGAAAATATCAAAAAGGTAAAAAACAGTATAATAAACATAACAACAGAAAAAACCATAATAAACAGAACAGAAGATAA
- a CDS encoding M42 family metallopeptidase translates to MKELLKKLSEACGISGFESEVRDIIKDELKDHVDEMETDVMGNLITTHKGKEGKPTVMLASHMDEIGLMVSFIDDDGYLRFVKIGGINDQMLLNQKVYVQTENGEVPGIIGSKPPHITSAAEAKKIIPYKDMFIDIGAKDKEQAESLVSVGDPIVFHTDFEECLNDLVMGKALDNRVGCAVMTEVMKQTDCDATVYGVGTVQEEVGLKGAKTAAFKLNPDMAIALDVTIAGDHPGVKPEDAPVKAGKGPVISFADASGRGLLTHPMMKKLLVEAAEAAGIDYQIEVGDGGTTDATAIHLTREGIATATLSSGSRYIHTPISVVNVKDVEDTVKLILEFLKRL, encoded by the coding sequence ATGAAAGAATTACTAAAAAAATTATCTGAAGCTTGCGGAATTTCAGGCTTTGAATCAGAAGTACGCGACATAATAAAAGATGAACTAAAAGATCACGTAGATGAAATGGAAACAGACGTAATGGGAAACCTAATAACAACACACAAAGGTAAAGAAGGAAAACCAACAGTTATGCTAGCTTCACACATGGACGAAATCGGTCTAATGGTAAGTTTCATAGATGATGATGGATATTTAAGATTTGTTAAAATCGGTGGAATCAACGACCAAATGTTACTAAACCAGAAAGTATACGTACAAACAGAAAATGGAGAAGTACCAGGTATAATCGGATCCAAACCACCACACATTACAAGTGCAGCAGAAGCTAAAAAAATCATACCATACAAAGACATGTTCATAGACATCGGAGCAAAAGACAAAGAACAAGCAGAAAGTTTAGTATCAGTTGGAGACCCAATCGTATTCCACACTGACTTCGAAGAATGTTTAAATGATCTTGTAATGGGTAAAGCATTAGATAACCGTGTAGGCTGTGCAGTAATGACAGAAGTAATGAAACAGACAGACTGTGATGCTACAGTATACGGTGTAGGAACAGTACAAGAAGAAGTAGGATTAAAAGGAGCAAAAACAGCAGCATTCAAATTAAACCCTGACATGGCAATTGCATTAGATGTAACTATTGCAGGAGACCACCCAGGAGTAAAACCTGAAGATGCACCAGTAAAAGCAGGAAAAGGACCTGTAATATCATTCGCAGATGCTAGTGGTAGAGGTTTATTAACACATCCAATGATGAAAAAATTATTAGTAGAAGCAGCAGAAGCAGCAGGAATTGACTACCAAATAGAAGTAGGAGACGGCGGAACAACAGATGCAACAGCAATACACCTTACAAGAGAAGGAATTGCAACAGCAACATTATCCAGTGGTTCAAGATATATCCATACACCTATAAGTGTAGTTAACGTAAAAGATGTTGAAGACACTGTAAAGCTAATCCTCGAATTCCTTAAAAGATTATAG
- a CDS encoding flavodoxin family protein — translation MTDLVIYYTRTNKTKTIAEEIAKEKDAQLLEVIDKTNRDGSIKFLTSAIDAMRGKKTSIEYDAVDLSEYDTIYIGSPVWASKATPAILEFVEENDFNNTNVVSFVTLTSNGAEKALDNLNDAIKSKGGKIIRSFSIITKDTDIIKLTHDALNDE, via the coding sequence ATGACAGACTTAGTAATATACTATACAAGAACAAATAAAACAAAGACTATTGCAGAGGAAATAGCAAAAGAAAAAGATGCTCAATTATTAGAAGTTATTGATAAAACAAATAGGGATGGATCAATCAAATTCTTAACTAGTGCAATAGATGCAATGCGTGGAAAGAAGACAAGCATTGAATATGATGCTGTGGATTTATCAGAATATGACACAATATATATTGGTTCTCCAGTATGGGCATCTAAAGCAACACCAGCCATACTTGAGTTTGTAGAGGAAAATGACTTTAATAATACTAATGTAGTAAGTTTTGTAACACTTACAAGTAATGGTGCAGAAAAGGCTCTGGATAACTTAAACGATGCTATAAAATCAAAGGGTGGAAAGATTATCAGGTCTTTCTCTATTATAACAAAAGATACAGATATCATTAAATTAACCCATGATGCATTAAATGATGAATAA
- the argC gene encoding N-acetyl-gamma-glutamyl-phosphate reductase: protein MSKIDVAIIGASGYTGGELMRILLRHPKVNIKTVTSRKNEGEYVSELHPNLEGVDLKFTNPKPEDVDADVVFSALPHGASMKLVPEYLNNGSKVIDLSGDFRFSDYKVYEKWYGMKHLHPELDAVFGLPEINRDQIKDATLIANPGCFPTGGILSSLPIVENQLVDRIILDSKSGVSGAGVKPNERTHYPTCTDNVKPYAIANHRHTPEIREQLRNFGSKDVKVSFTPHLVPVIRGILTTNHSFLIKDDVTAEDIYNLYSEYYKDEPFVQVLKDNKVPLLASVRGSNNCQIGGISLDDEDQLVVISAIDNLVKGASGQAVQNMNIMFGFDETTGLKEVGLYP from the coding sequence ATGAGTAAAATAGATGTAGCAATAATAGGTGCTAGTGGATATACTGGCGGAGAACTAATGAGAATACTACTAAGACATCCAAAAGTAAACATAAAAACTGTTACAAGCCGTAAAAATGAGGGAGAATATGTATCAGAACTACATCCAAATCTAGAAGGAGTAGATCTTAAATTCACAAACCCAAAACCAGAGGATGTGGATGCTGATGTTGTATTCAGTGCACTTCCACACGGAGCATCAATGAAACTAGTGCCAGAATACCTGAACAATGGATCAAAGGTAATCGATCTAAGCGGAGATTTCAGATTCAGTGATTATAAAGTGTATGAGAAATGGTATGGAATGAAACATTTACATCCAGAATTAGATGCAGTATTCGGATTACCTGAGATAAACAGAGACCAGATAAAAGATGCAACATTAATAGCTAACCCTGGATGTTTCCCAACAGGAGGAATATTATCTAGTCTACCAATAGTAGAAAACCAGTTAGTAGATAGAATAATTCTAGACAGTAAAAGTGGTGTAAGTGGAGCAGGAGTAAAACCTAATGAAAGAACACATTACCCGACCTGTACTGATAACGTTAAACCATACGCTATAGCAAACCACAGACACACACCTGAAATAAGAGAACAACTAAGAAACTTTGGTAGTAAAGATGTTAAAGTATCATTCACACCACACCTTGTACCAGTAATTCGTGGAATACTCACAACTAATCACAGCTTCCTAATAAAAGATGATGTGACAGCAGAAGATATATACAACCTATACAGTGAATACTATAAGGATGAACCATTTGTACAGGTGTTAAAGGATAATAAAGTACCACTGCTAGCAAGTGTACGTGGATCTAACAACTGCCAAATAGGTGGTATTTCTCTTGATGATGAAGACCAGCTAGTAGTTATCTCTGCAATTGATAACCTTGTTAAAGGAGCATCAGGTCAGGCAGTTCAAAACATGAATATCATGTTTGGATTTGATGAGACAACAGGATTAAAAGAAGTAGGATTATATCCTTAA
- a CDS encoding Mur ligase family protein produces the protein MNNYNLTKKFSQFTYKLLKVLPTGGKSYPGYLFIKYAGLDSIKKLANEQLETGSILITGTNGKTTTTTMLINLLSKDTDIISSVDNNTIYALTTALLSKKANIGVFEYGIRDIEHGIPDKVQKYVQPKGVLYTSISREHTQVLGKKNSFEQYVKAKTLLSKDMMNGVVMVNTDDPNTCNIGLNKQEEGHVIYYGLDTDMVEDVYEPADSYCPRCGKKLEYSRHYMNQRGVYSCECGFARHEPDIKVTKVLSSNGRLDVHVIGSVYNYSFDDNVSIDVELSLPLFGTHNVYNTLASLTAYACFTPEPENIESNITNYFNSLDFSILPPGRFEVEKLGDKLVGIGQGDNVMH, from the coding sequence TTGAATAATTATAACTTAACTAAAAAATTTAGCCAGTTTACTTATAAATTATTAAAAGTCTTACCAACAGGAGGTAAATCTTATCCGGGGTATTTATTTATAAAGTATGCTGGCCTAGATTCTATTAAAAAACTTGCAAACGAACAATTAGAAACAGGTTCAATTCTTATTACTGGAACTAATGGTAAAACAACCACTACAACCATGCTAATAAACCTATTATCTAAAGATACGGATATTATATCTAGTGTGGATAATAATACAATATATGCTCTTACAACGGCATTACTTTCAAAAAAGGCTAATATCGGAGTCTTTGAATATGGTATAAGAGATATTGAACATGGAATACCTGACAAAGTACAGAAGTATGTTCAGCCAAAAGGAGTATTATACACCAGTATATCCCGTGAGCATACACAGGTACTTGGTAAGAAGAATTCATTTGAACAATATGTGAAGGCTAAAACATTACTATCTAAGGACATGATGAATGGAGTTGTAATGGTAAACACTGATGATCCAAATACATGTAATATTGGATTAAACAAGCAAGAGGAGGGCCATGTAATTTATTATGGATTAGATACAGACATGGTGGAAGATGTTTATGAACCAGCAGATTCTTATTGTCCAAGATGTGGTAAAAAATTAGAATATTCACGTCATTACATGAATCAGAGAGGAGTGTATTCATGTGAATGTGGATTCGCACGTCATGAACCAGATATTAAAGTTACAAAAGTACTAAGTTCAAATGGTAGATTAGATGTTCATGTGATAGGTTCTGTGTACAATTATTCATTTGATGATAATGTATCTATAGATGTAGAGCTAAGTCTACCATTATTTGGTACACATAACGTATATAATACACTAGCATCACTCACAGCATATGCATGCTTCACACCTGAACCTGAAAATATTGAATCTAATATAACAAATTATTTCAATTCACTTGATTTCTCAATTCTACCACCAGGCAGATTTGAAGTAGAAAAACTAGGTGATAAACTAGTAGGAATAGGTCAGGGAGATAATGTGATGCATTAA
- a CDS encoding protein translocase subunit SecF gives MVDIIKYITRQSHKPLILIPVILMILSLLYLGAFGLNEGVDLKGGTMVTVELKQSMTESQITDLVQSNLGVSDVETSLSGNTATITISGDVDQAEFDQKFSNQFNILSFRSVGALLSQAAMDQIVYALLFAFVFMAITVFFVFRDLVPSAAIVLSALCNISIAVGSMSLFGIPLSVASVGALLMLIGYGVDTDILLTTRLLKRHAGDLDDRAEGACRTGITLTFAALASMVVLFVVVKVFIPSAQVLEDISAVLIMGLLSDLLSTWLMNLGILKWHMERGGHN, from the coding sequence ATGGTAGATATAATAAAATATATTACCCGCCAGTCTCATAAACCTCTGATTTTAATTCCTGTGATATTAATGATACTTTCACTCTTATATCTAGGAGCCTTCGGATTAAATGAAGGTGTAGATTTAAAGGGAGGTACCATGGTCACAGTAGAACTAAAACAAAGTATGACAGAATCACAAATAACAGACTTAGTTCAAAGTAACCTGGGAGTAAGTGATGTTGAAACATCCTTATCAGGTAACACAGCTACAATAACCATATCTGGGGATGTAGATCAGGCCGAATTTGACCAGAAATTCAGTAATCAATTCAATATACTGAGCTTCAGAAGTGTAGGTGCTCTGCTAAGTCAAGCTGCGATGGATCAGATAGTATATGCATTACTTTTTGCATTTGTATTTATGGCCATAACAGTATTTTTTGTATTTAGAGATTTAGTTCCATCTGCTGCTATAGTCTTATCAGCATTATGTAACATATCTATTGCAGTTGGTAGTATGTCACTATTTGGCATACCATTATCTGTTGCTAGTGTAGGTGCATTACTGATGCTTATAGGTTATGGTGTGGATACAGATATATTATTAACTACACGTTTACTAAAACGACACGCTGGAGATCTTGATGATCGAGCAGAAGGTGCATGTAGAACAGGTATAACTTTAACATTTGCAGCATTAGCCTCAATGGTTGTATTATTTGTAGTTGTTAAAGTATTCATTCCATCAGCACAAGTATTAGAAGACATATCAGCAGTACTTATTATGGGATTATTATCAGATTTATTATCAACATGGCTTATGAACCTGGGTATACTCAAATGGCACATGGAAAGAGGTGGTCACAATTAA
- a CDS encoding flavodoxin family protein — protein MTVLVTYSTNKEIRIVSEFLAKRVNGECIEIIDLKRKKGFFNSIRNNYNAMRSTKTEIQPNSIDLSKYNLILMGSPSTLGNPSPAILTFIDNCDFKNKDVIIYTTTHTRQGHGVLNDMKKRIESRGGRIINSFIIRVNDKTEEEIIRNTLRVIYALDLDLYL, from the coding sequence ATGACTGTTTTAGTAACATATTCAACAAATAAGGAAATCAGAATTGTTTCAGAATTCTTAGCTAAAAGGGTGAATGGTGAATGTATAGAAATAATTGATTTAAAAAGAAAGAAAGGTTTCTTTAATAGTATTCGTAATAATTATAATGCTATGCGTTCTACTAAAACAGAAATTCAGCCAAATAGTATAGATTTAAGTAAATATAATCTTATTTTAATGGGAAGTCCTTCTACACTAGGTAATCCTTCACCCGCTATATTAACTTTTATAGATAATTGCGACTTTAAGAATAAGGATGTAATTATATACACAACAACTCATACCAGGCAGGGACATGGCGTCTTAAATGATATGAAAAAAAGAATTGAATCAAGAGGTGGTCGTATAATCAATTCTTTTATCATAAGAGTTAATGATAAAACTGAGGAAGAAATTATTCGAAACACTTTACGCGTAATCTATGCATTAGATTTAGATTTATATCTATAA
- a CDS encoding preprotein translocase subunit SecD: MVTINQATKQFLKRPRTIILAVLLIASVVSIAVFGLQEGLDLAGGSMIQLHLEKPVDQDTMNTVTAVLDKRLNAFGISDVQVRQSGDQDIIVEIAGVRPEEVEHIISTPGKFEAKINNKTALTGSDITSVSGAEVTGTQWKVPFSVSTDAANKFASVAEGQAGSTVDMYLDDKLISSPQLDAGLANGVGSTDIEVSGGEQTKEQAQNQANEIHTVLESGALPVKLSISGVNSVSAELGSQFETGALIAGFLALLAIVAVVSIKYRSPSLVVPIIVTSLSELVLILGFAAVTHWNLDLSAIAGIIASIGTGVDDQIVMTDEVLARRDRSDRKNIVKTRIKHAFFIVYASAGTLIAAMLPLAYIGFSRGATGIGMLTGFAVTTVVGVLVGIFITRPVFADYMETFLIKSPQSQMRERKSGKKPKRNKKKGRKTIAREEAQNK; this comes from the coding sequence GTGGTCACAATTAATCAAGCCACTAAACAATTTCTAAAAAGACCTAGAACAATAATATTAGCAGTACTACTTATTGCTAGTGTTGTATCTATTGCTGTATTTGGATTACAAGAAGGTCTTGACCTTGCAGGAGGATCAATGATACAATTACATCTTGAAAAACCTGTAGACCAAGATACAATGAACACGGTAACCGCAGTGTTAGATAAAAGGTTAAATGCATTTGGTATTAGTGATGTTCAGGTAAGACAGAGTGGTGATCAAGATATTATAGTTGAAATAGCGGGAGTGCGACCTGAGGAAGTAGAACATATTATTAGTACTCCGGGTAAGTTCGAAGCTAAAATCAACAATAAAACAGCTCTCACTGGTTCAGATATTACTAGTGTTTCAGGAGCAGAAGTAACAGGTACCCAGTGGAAAGTACCGTTTTCAGTATCAACAGATGCTGCAAATAAATTTGCATCTGTTGCTGAAGGTCAAGCTGGATCTACTGTAGATATGTACCTTGATGATAAATTAATATCATCACCACAATTAGATGCTGGACTAGCTAACGGTGTAGGATCAACTGATATTGAAGTATCTGGTGGAGAACAAACAAAAGAACAGGCACAAAACCAGGCAAATGAAATACACACAGTTCTAGAATCTGGTGCATTGCCTGTAAAACTTTCAATTAGTGGAGTTAACAGTGTATCAGCAGAACTAGGTTCCCAATTTGAAACCGGTGCATTAATTGCTGGTTTCCTAGCATTACTAGCTATTGTAGCCGTAGTATCTATTAAATATAGGTCACCATCATTAGTAGTTCCTATCATAGTAACTAGTTTATCAGAATTAGTGCTTATCCTAGGATTTGCAGCTGTAACACATTGGAACTTAGATTTATCTGCAATTGCAGGTATAATTGCTTCCATTGGTACTGGTGTAGACGACCAAATTGTAATGACAGATGAAGTACTTGCTAGACGAGACAGAAGTGACAGGAAAAACATTGTTAAAACAAGAATTAAACATGCATTTTTCATAGTATATGCTTCAGCAGGTACTTTAATTGCAGCAATGCTACCTTTAGCTTACATTGGATTTTCAAGAGGTGCAACAGGAATAGGTATGCTTACTGGTTTTGCAGTAACTACTGTAGTAGGTGTACTTGTAGGTATCTTTATCACAAGACCTGTGTTTGCAGATTACATGGAAACATTCCTTATTAAAAGTCCTCAAAGTCAGATGCGTGAAAGAAAATCTGGAAAAAAACCTAAAAGAAATAAGAAAAAAGGTAGAAAAACTATTGCTAGAGAAGAAGCTCAGAATAAATAG
- a CDS encoding YIP1 family protein, producing MMSRLISFFTESGKVLISPDELFYLKSQSRDYNGIISAIFYSAFLGLIIGLLTGEPIVIVFLVIGAIIVTLLFKVIQAIFIYIFSRILGGKGSYRSTLNLISYSSVLDVFLILGLALTSINNMVIMPLILLVIPWRMVINITAVNTEFEIGFGKSFLATYGILILILTVIVGLL from the coding sequence ATGATGTCTAGACTTATAAGCTTTTTTACTGAAAGTGGTAAAGTTCTAATATCGCCAGACGAACTATTCTATCTAAAAAGTCAGAGTAGAGATTATAATGGTATTATATCTGCTATATTTTACTCTGCATTTCTTGGATTGATTATCGGGCTTCTTACGGGAGAACCTATAGTCATAGTATTCCTGGTAATAGGCGCTATTATTGTAACATTACTATTTAAGGTAATACAAGCTATTTTCATATACATTTTTTCAAGGATTCTGGGAGGTAAAGGAAGTTATCGTAGTACACTGAATTTAATATCATATTCAAGTGTATTAGATGTATTTTTAATCCTAGGATTAGCATTAACAAGTATTAATAACATGGTAATAATGCCACTTATATTATTAGTAATTCCATGGAGAATGGTTATTAATATTACAGCTGTGAACACTGAATTTGAAATTGGTTTTGGTAAATCATTCTTAGCAACATATGGTATACTAATTCTAATATTAACTGTTATCGTGGGGTTATTATAA
- a CDS encoding diphthine--ammonia ligase — protein MKAVVLYSGGKDSTMAVYHALKNGDEVYALLTMVSRNKESYMFHVPDIHMVDYCSAAMEIPVIDVLTDGIKEEELGDLESLLIRMKDKDVEAVYTGALASEYQRSRIGGICEKLSLKCISPMWHQDPVEYMNEIVDLGFEVIITSVAAYGLDKKWLGRKITRETVDELVKLNKKYGIHPAFEGGEAETLVLDAPMYDRRIVVDEADVYWDVDSGIYNITKAHLEEKYDYSLE, from the coding sequence ATGAAAGCAGTTGTTTTATATTCTGGTGGTAAAGATAGTACAATGGCAGTATATCATGCACTAAAAAATGGTGATGAGGTATATGCTTTATTAACAATGGTATCTAGAAATAAGGAATCATACATGTTCCATGTACCTGATATACACATGGTTGATTATTGCTCAGCAGCAATGGAAATTCCAGTGATTGATGTATTAACTGATGGAATAAAAGAAGAGGAATTAGGTGATTTAGAATCATTACTCATACGTATGAAAGATAAAGATGTGGAAGCAGTATATACTGGTGCTTTAGCATCTGAATATCAAAGGTCACGTATAGGGGGTATTTGTGAAAAATTATCATTAAAATGCATATCACCTATGTGGCATCAAGACCCTGTTGAATATATGAATGAAATAGTAGACCTTGGATTTGAAGTAATAATCACAAGTGTGGCAGCATATGGTCTTGATAAGAAATGGCTGGGACGTAAAATAACAAGAGAAACAGTGGATGAATTAGTAAAACTAAATAAGAAATATGGTATTCATCCAGCATTTGAGGGAGGAGAAGCTGAAACACTAGTACTTGATGCTCCAATGTATGATAGACGTATTGTAGTTGATGAGGCTGATGTTTACTGGGATGTTGATAGCGGTATTTATAATATTACCAAAGCTCATCTAGAAGAAAAATATGATTATAGTTTAGAATAG
- a CDS encoding flavodoxin family protein, producing the protein MRSLVIVYSNSGNTLTVAKTIKKELKAHLREITDYTIHRTVLDYLFTSAIDSASINPRKIDVDYYETIFIGTPVWLGSVTPAIKKIIDNTDFKNKNVILFNTLKCIGGDIAMKRLARQVKKHNGNVIGGFSIYSNGTKEDMINNTRIALSDFNLV; encoded by the coding sequence ATGAGAAGCTTAGTTATAGTATACTCTAATTCAGGCAACACATTAACCGTTGCAAAAACAATTAAAAAAGAATTAAAAGCTCATTTAAGGGAAATTACTGATTATACTATCCATAGAACAGTTCTAGATTATCTGTTTACTAGTGCTATTGATTCAGCTAGTATTAACCCAAGAAAGATAGATGTTGACTATTATGAAACAATATTTATTGGTACACCTGTATGGTTAGGTAGTGTAACTCCTGCAATAAAGAAAATTATAGATAACACCGATTTCAAAAATAAAAATGTAATATTATTCAATACACTAAAATGTATTGGTGGCGACATTGCCATGAAACGTCTTGCAAGACAAGTGAAAAAACATAATGGCAATGTCATAGGTGGCTTCTCCATATACAGTAATGGAACAAAAGAAGATATGATAAATAATACACGAATAGCCTTATCAGATTTTAATTTAGTATAA
- a CDS encoding phosphopantothenate/pantothenate synthetase has product MLNKNHPRYQSLVYRDKIVKAHENGILADSGMIAHGRGETFDYLIGEKTTDNSQNTIDVAACYFLTSKNPVLSVNGNTTALVSEEIAQLADLLDIPVEINLYYRTPERIVNIEKVYKDLGVKNILGTDDDDFIDTPDLDGPRSPVSIEGIKKADLVFIPLEDGDRAEKLYALGKDIVNVDLNPLSRTAQTSTVTIVDNIVRVMPALIKSVEKYSDYDNSDLQEKIDKFNNNVNLDTAIHDIIKRFE; this is encoded by the coding sequence ATGTTAAATAAGAATCATCCAAGATATCAATCATTAGTATATAGAGATAAAATAGTTAAGGCTCATGAGAATGGAATACTAGCAGATTCTGGTATGATAGCACATGGACGTGGAGAAACATTTGATTATTTGATTGGCGAGAAAACAACAGATAATTCACAGAATACTATTGATGTTGCTGCATGCTATTTTTTAACTAGTAAAAATCCTGTATTAAGTGTTAATGGTAATACAACAGCACTTGTATCCGAGGAAATTGCACAGTTAGCTGATTTATTAGATATTCCTGTTGAGATTAACTTGTATTATAGAACACCTGAAAGAATTGTTAATATTGAGAAAGTTTATAAGGATTTAGGTGTTAAAAACATACTTGGTACAGATGATGATGATTTTATTGATACTCCTGATTTAGACGGACCAAGGTCTCCTGTGAGTATTGAGGGAATTAAAAAGGCTGATTTAGTATTTATACCATTAGAGGATGGTGACCGTGCAGAGAAGTTATATGCTCTTGGTAAAGATATTGTTAATGTTGATTTAAATCCATTATCTAGAACAGCACAGACTTCTACAGTTACTATTGTTGATAATATTGTAAGGGTTATGCCGGCACTTATTAAATCTGTTGAGAAATACAGTGATTATGATAATTCAGATCTTCAGGAGAAGATTGATAAATTTAATAATAATGTTAATTTAGATACAGCTATTCATGATATAATTAAAAGATTTGAGTAA